One Gloeobacter morelensis MG652769 DNA window includes the following coding sequences:
- a CDS encoding nucleotidyltransferase family protein, with the protein MDNQVILESLREHQLELRCLGVASLSLFGSVARSEAKPESDIDLLVVFEPEAKMSLLQMISISNLLSDLLKRPVDLVELKSLGPDIRHAALKDQLLAF; encoded by the coding sequence ATGGACAACCAAGTCATTTTGGAATCGCTTCGCGAGCACCAACTGGAATTGCGGTGTCTGGGAGTGGCCAGCCTGTCTCTTTTTGGCTCGGTTGCTCGCAGTGAAGCAAAGCCCGAAAGCGACATTGATCTGCTGGTAGTCTTCGAGCCGGAAGCGAAAATGTCTTTGCTGCAGATGATCTCTATAAGCAATCTTTTGAGCGATTTGCTCAAGCGACCCGTCGATCTGGTTGAACTAAAATCGTTAGGACCGGATATTCGCCATGCAGCATTAAAGGATCAACTCCTTGCCTTCTAA
- a CDS encoding ISL3 family transposase, producing the protein MSIDEFSGRRGHDFKTVLCDIETGELLEVIDSHKQKEIIESLCLQALEVREAIEEVSIDMWGGFRKVVQEAFPNAVIVYDRFHVMRMVNEEVKKIARQCGLGKRKEQFLLLKNGVDLNAGQKVQLETYLQIDKRLRKAYEYKEEFRWIYERSQSVDEGQQKLEDWLLKARKVYGKVVQTITEHFEGVCNYFIRRSSSGVMEGINNRIKLIKRQGYGFTNFENLRLRLLAGFAKKGCCSP; encoded by the coding sequence ATCAGCATCGATGAGTTTAGTGGGCGGCGCGGCCACGATTTTAAAACGGTACTTTGCGATATCGAGACTGGCGAATTGCTGGAGGTCATCGATAGTCACAAACAAAAAGAGATCATTGAAAGCCTTTGCCTGCAAGCGCTTGAGGTGCGCGAAGCTATTGAAGAAGTGAGCATCGACATGTGGGGAGGTTTTCGAAAGGTTGTCCAGGAAGCCTTTCCCAATGCTGTGATTGTCTACGACCGGTTTCACGTGATGCGGATGGTGAACGAAGAGGTCAAGAAGATTGCTCGCCAATGTGGCTTGGGCAAGCGCAAGGAGCAATTTTTGCTCCTAAAGAATGGAGTGGACTTGAATGCCGGGCAGAAAGTTCAGCTAGAAACCTATCTGCAGATCGACAAACGTTTACGCAAAGCGTATGAATACAAAGAGGAATTTCGGTGGATTTATGAGAGGAGTCAGAGTGTAGATGAAGGTCAGCAGAAGTTGGAAGACTGGCTTTTGAAAGCCCGCAAGGTATATGGGAAGGTGGTGCAGACCATTACAGAACATTTCGAGGGGGTCTGCAACTATTTTATCCGTCGGTCGAGTAGTGGAGTGATGGAGGGCATCAACAACCGCATCAAGTTAATCAAACGCCAGGGCTACGGCTTTACAAACTTTGAGAACCTGCGCTTGCGGCTGCTCGCTGGCTTTGCCAAGAAGGGATGCTGCTCACCTTGA
- a CDS encoding IS4 family transposase, with protein sequence MMPAFYQTFFAHLLTARQSLFLHLLVATLQTHKQLALGKLSQALPLPITADSRKRALQRFLTLDKLNIFEAWFPLVLYLVLTHFSKTTTLKLAIDRTDWWHYNVLTVALVWHRHALPLNWTLLDHPGNSNLEDQQLLLSPVLSLLSAYRVVVLGDREFCSVKLANWLRSRKAGFCLRLKISEYIRQQGADFRSLKSLELQPGMSMFLGGVRVTKNRKNKGFEPFNIACIWKRKIRNMQPGEGWYILTDRPKLHEALELYADRWGIEVWHKDVKSCGYHLEEVRVSQERMMRVLLLASIAWSAAMLNGLQLERIGVDKYTGRVQEKQRRLRRHSPFRVGQYAWHWAQAVLGLGDWLDNLIDTCRNKARDYRRGLRAARLMLSVT encoded by the coding sequence ATGATGCCTGCATTCTACCAGACCTTCTTCGCACACCTGCTCACTGCGCGACAGTCTCTGTTTTTGCATTTGCTTGTCGCCACTTTGCAAACCCACAAACAGCTCGCCTTGGGCAAACTCTCCCAGGCACTGCCGCTGCCGATCACTGCCGACAGTCGCAAGCGCGCTCTCCAACGCTTTCTCACCCTCGACAAACTCAATATTTTCGAGGCTTGGTTCCCATTGGTTTTGTACCTGGTACTGACCCACTTTTCCAAGACAACCACACTCAAACTGGCGATCGACCGCACCGACTGGTGGCACTACAACGTGCTGACAGTGGCCCTGGTGTGGCATAGACATGCCTTGCCACTCAATTGGACCTTGCTCGACCATCCTGGCAACAGTAACCTCGAAGACCAACAACTGTTACTCTCACCGGTTCTGTCTCTACTTTCTGCCTATCGCGTCGTGGTGTTGGGGGACAGAGAGTTTTGCAGTGTCAAGCTGGCCAATTGGTTGCGCAGTCGAAAGGCCGGCTTTTGCTTGAGATTAAAAATCAGTGAATATATTCGACAACAAGGTGCAGACTTTCGCTCGCTAAAGTCTTTGGAACTACAACCTGGAATGTCGATGTTTCTTGGCGGAGTGCGCGTCACCAAAAATCGTAAAAACAAGGGATTCGAGCCGTTCAATATTGCTTGTATCTGGAAACGAAAAATCCGGAATATGCAACCGGGTGAAGGCTGGTATATTTTGACAGACCGGCCAAAGTTACACGAAGCACTTGAGCTGTATGCTGACCGTTGGGGAATCGAAGTTTGGCACAAAGACGTCAAATCCTGTGGCTACCATCTTGAAGAAGTACGCGTCAGTCAGGAACGGATGATGCGGGTACTGTTGTTAGCATCGATTGCCTGGAGTGCAGCGATGCTCAACGGTCTGCAACTGGAGCGAATAGGGGTGGACAAGTACACCGGCAGGGTTCAAGAAAAGCAGCGACGCTTGCGGCGTCACAGCCCTTTTCGGGTTGGCCAGTACGCTTGGCACTGGGCACAGGCGGTGCTGGGTTTGGGTGACTGGCTCGACAATTTGATAGACACCTGTAGGAACAAAGCCCGGGACTATCGACGCGGGTTGCGGGCTGCAAGGTTGATGCTGAGCGTCACGTAG
- a CDS encoding 2Fe-2S iron-sulfur cluster-binding protein, translating to MPQVKIFGKTYTCAQGANLRQFLLDQNVPLYNGPSSLVNCHGLGTCGTCAVGIAGPVSEAGGREKFRLGLPPHKGVEGGRRLACQVKVLGDIEVTKYEGIWGEGARPVDGRVSAS from the coding sequence ATGCCACAAGTCAAAATTTTCGGCAAGACCTACACCTGCGCCCAGGGAGCCAACCTCCGCCAGTTTTTGCTCGATCAGAACGTGCCTCTGTACAATGGCCCGTCGTCCCTCGTCAACTGCCATGGCCTCGGCACCTGCGGCACCTGCGCTGTGGGGATCGCCGGGCCGGTCTCAGAAGCGGGCGGCCGGGAGAAGTTTCGTCTCGGACTGCCCCCGCACAAAGGCGTCGAAGGCGGGCGGCGGCTCGCCTGCCAGGTGAAAGTCCTGGGGGACATCGAAGTGACCAAGTACGAAGGGATATGGGGCGAAGGTGCAAGACCCGTCGACGGCCGCGTCTCGGCGTCGTAA
- a CDS encoding DUF6880 family protein has product MAVGLAWLEDPEAIKQQSAQYRTAEAKLRSYLEGLDRAELVRLLLEQTAQDADFGERLRLKAAATGEQVDVAVFRQSLQRALATDGFVEYGEAREYAQRIDRILDSMAQLLDVGQAEAVIDLAEEALERLEEVLSHGVDDSEGHVGGILMRAQELHHQACHLARPDPEELARYLFDWEMRAEFDTFYDAMDSYAEVLGEAGTALYRRLAEAEWQRLPALKPGDQRSFEGNRFRLTKIMERLAEQSGDIDALIAVKSRDLSSAYAYLQIAELCRSADRTDEALKWAEQGWQIFNERPDSRLRDFLVDEYQRRDRFDAALNLVWTEFNESPYMTTFAKLRKLTEGYGLWPQYRESALAHIRALIGKKPDYSSGRYGAHLTDGSLLVEFFLSEGDVDQALREAKALGCDQRLWLRLAEALEQEHPEEALPIYRRPVEALIEQTNNDAYAQAVRLLVKVHLLMDRLGRHEQFEDWLAHLRKTYKAKRNFIKLLNTSF; this is encoded by the coding sequence GTGGCGGTAGGATTGGCCTGGCTTGAGGATCCTGAAGCGATCAAGCAGCAGAGTGCCCAGTACCGGACAGCCGAGGCAAAGCTGCGCAGCTACCTGGAGGGGCTCGATCGCGCCGAACTGGTGCGGCTGTTGCTGGAGCAGACCGCCCAAGATGCCGACTTCGGCGAGCGATTGCGGCTGAAAGCAGCAGCCACCGGTGAGCAAGTTGATGTGGCAGTCTTCCGGCAGAGTTTGCAGCGGGCACTCGCCACGGACGGCTTCGTCGAATACGGCGAAGCCAGGGAGTATGCCCAGCGGATCGATAGGATCCTCGATTCGATGGCCCAACTGCTCGATGTCGGTCAGGCCGAAGCGGTGATCGACCTGGCCGAAGAAGCGCTTGAGCGGTTGGAGGAGGTGCTTTCCCACGGCGTCGACGATTCCGAAGGTCACGTGGGCGGTATACTCATGCGCGCCCAGGAGTTGCACCATCAAGCCTGTCACCTGGCCAGGCCCGATCCGGAGGAACTGGCCCGCTATTTGTTCGATTGGGAGATGCGCGCCGAGTTCGACACGTTTTACGACGCGATGGACAGCTACGCCGAAGTGCTGGGTGAAGCCGGTACCGCCCTCTACCGGCGCCTGGCCGAGGCTGAATGGCAGCGGCTGCCGGCTTTGAAACCCGGGGATCAGCGCAGTTTTGAGGGAAATCGCTTTCGGCTGACCAAAATCATGGAGCGCCTGGCGGAGCAGTCCGGCGACATCGACGCGCTGATTGCCGTCAAAAGCCGGGATCTGTCCTCGGCCTATGCTTATTTGCAAATTGCCGAATTGTGTCGCTCAGCCGATCGGACCGACGAGGCGCTCAAGTGGGCAGAGCAGGGCTGGCAGATTTTTAACGAGCGCCCCGACAGTCGGTTGCGCGATTTTCTAGTTGACGAATACCAGCGGCGCGACCGCTTCGACGCAGCGTTAAACCTGGTGTGGACCGAATTTAACGAATCTCCCTACATGACCACCTTTGCCAAACTCAGGAAGCTTACCGAGGGATACGGCCTGTGGCCTCAGTACCGCGAGAGTGCCCTCGCCCACATCCGTGCGCTGATTGGGAAAAAGCCGGATTATTCTAGTGGCCGGTACGGCGCGCACCTGACCGACGGCTCACTGCTGGTCGAATTTTTCTTGAGCGAAGGTGATGTCGATCAAGCCCTCCGCGAGGCTAAAGCCCTCGGCTGCGATCAAAGACTGTGGCTAAGACTGGCCGAAGCGCTGGAGCAGGAGCACCCTGAAGAAGCGTTACCCATCTACCGGCGTCCGGTAGAAGCACTCATCGAGCAGACGAACAACGACGCCTACGCCCAGGCGGTGCGGTTGTTGGTGAAGGTACACCTGCTGATGGACCGGCTCGGCCGACACGAACAGTTCGAGGATTGGCTTGCACACCTGCGCAAAACCTACAAAGCCAAGCGCAATTTCATCAAGTTGTTGAACACCAGTTTCTGA
- a CDS encoding NAD(P)H-quinone oxidoreductase subunit M: MLKSTTRHVHIFAADIRNDNFIASDTKLTLDVDPDNEFIWNDPALQKVYSEFDRLVAAYTGLALTEYNLRRIGSDLENFIRGLLQQGEIAYNLDSRVLNFSMGRPQVRGPGQ, from the coding sequence ATGTTGAAGTCCACCACCCGCCACGTCCACATCTTCGCTGCCGACATCCGCAACGACAATTTCATCGCAAGCGATACCAAGCTCACCCTCGATGTCGATCCGGACAACGAATTTATCTGGAACGACCCGGCACTGCAAAAGGTTTACAGCGAGTTCGATCGGCTGGTCGCCGCCTACACTGGCCTGGCCCTTACCGAGTACAACCTGCGCCGCATCGGTTCGGATCTCGAAAATTTTATCCGCGGCCTTTTGCAGCAGGGCGAAATCGCCTACAACCTCGACAGCCGCGTACTCAACTTCAGCATGGGCCGTCCGCAGGTCAGAGGCCCCGGCCAATAG
- a CDS encoding helix-turn-helix domain-containing protein, with the protein MSIELTQLLGLPNVYVERQSIDERGIIFYLKPLAPGILCGGCGQFTDREHQARPLHIRDLKIRKMPVFLHIPRRQFYCQTCERYCTEQLDFVDWRRRHTRRFEQDIYERVPASSLEQIAREEGISPDEVRGMFEHVARQLKKRLGPRQAHQHR; encoded by the coding sequence ATGAGTATCGAACTGACGCAACTGCTCGGGCTACCCAACGTTTATGTCGAACGGCAGTCCATCGATGAACGGGGCATTATCTTCTATCTCAAGCCGCTTGCTCCAGGTATACTCTGCGGCGGTTGCGGCCAGTTTACCGACCGCGAACATCAAGCACGTCCCCTGCACATCCGAGACTTGAAAATACGTAAAATGCCCGTATTTTTGCACATTCCTCGAAGACAATTTTACTGCCAAACCTGCGAACGCTACTGTACCGAACAACTGGATTTCGTCGATTGGCGACGGCGACACACCCGCCGTTTCGAGCAGGATATCTACGAGCGGGTACCCGCCTCAAGTCTCGAACAGATTGCGCGCGAAGAAGGCATCAGTCCAGACGAAGTACGAGGCATGTTCGAGCATGTGGCCAGGCAGTTAAAAAAAAGACTGGGGCCCCGTCAAGCGCATCAGCATCGATGA
- the typA gene encoding translational GTPase TypA, with protein sequence METNRLSPAQIRNVAIIAHVDHGKTTLVDALLKQSGIFRDNEVVETCVMDSNDLERERGITILAKNTAVSYLDHLINIVDTPGHADFGGEVERVLGMVEGCLLIVDANEGPMPQTRFVLKKALEKGLKPILLVNKIDRPQADPHRAIDKVLDLFIELGADDDQIDFPVLFASGLSGYAKNDLADESKDMQPLFEAILRHVPAPVGDPTKPLQLQVTTLDYSEYLGRIVVGKIHNGSIRANETIAIVKDSGKIERGKVVKLFGFDGLSRTELTEAYAGNIVAVAGFADANIGETLTSAEHPEALPLIKVDEPTLQMTFSVNDSPFAGQEGKHVTSRKLRERLFKELETNVSLRVEETDSPDRFLVSGRGELHLGILIETMRREGYEFQVSKPQVIFRVVDGHVYEPFELLVLDVPDDAAGGCISNLGRRRAEMQNMQSFGNGRTQLEFVIPARGLMGFRTECLRLTRGEGIMSHSFLDYRSTVGEMETLRNGVLIAFEEGEATYYSLQNAEDRGIFFITPGTRVYAGMIIGENNRQQDLELNICKTKKLTNMRSAGGEELVQLKTPVIMSLERALEYINDDELVEVTPKSIRLRKLSLKAARK encoded by the coding sequence ATGGAAACCAACCGTCTGAGTCCGGCTCAGATTCGCAACGTCGCGATCATTGCCCACGTCGACCACGGCAAGACCACCCTGGTCGACGCTCTGCTCAAGCAGTCCGGGATCTTTCGGGACAACGAAGTGGTGGAAACCTGCGTGATGGACTCGAACGACCTCGAGCGCGAGCGCGGGATCACGATTTTGGCCAAGAACACGGCGGTAAGCTACCTCGACCATCTGATCAATATCGTGGACACCCCCGGCCACGCCGACTTTGGCGGCGAAGTCGAGCGGGTGCTCGGTATGGTCGAAGGTTGCCTGCTCATCGTGGACGCCAACGAAGGACCGATGCCCCAGACGCGCTTCGTGCTCAAAAAGGCGCTCGAAAAGGGTCTCAAGCCGATTTTGCTGGTCAACAAGATCGACCGACCCCAGGCTGACCCGCACCGCGCCATCGACAAGGTGCTGGATCTATTTATCGAACTGGGGGCCGACGACGATCAGATCGATTTTCCGGTGCTCTTTGCCTCGGGGCTGTCGGGTTACGCCAAAAACGACCTGGCCGATGAGTCTAAGGACATGCAGCCGCTTTTTGAAGCGATCCTCCGCCACGTTCCGGCGCCGGTGGGTGACCCGACCAAGCCGCTGCAGCTGCAGGTGACCACCCTCGATTACTCCGAGTACCTGGGCCGCATCGTCGTGGGCAAAATTCACAACGGTTCGATCCGCGCCAACGAGACCATCGCCATCGTCAAAGATTCCGGCAAAATCGAGCGGGGCAAGGTGGTCAAACTGTTCGGCTTCGATGGTCTTAGCCGCACCGAACTGACCGAGGCTTACGCGGGCAATATCGTAGCGGTGGCCGGTTTCGCCGACGCCAACATCGGCGAGACGCTCACCAGTGCTGAGCACCCCGAGGCACTGCCGCTCATCAAAGTCGACGAACCGACTTTGCAAATGACCTTCTCGGTCAACGACTCGCCCTTCGCGGGCCAGGAGGGCAAGCACGTCACCTCCCGCAAGCTGCGCGAGCGCCTCTTCAAAGAGCTTGAGACCAACGTCTCGCTGAGGGTCGAGGAGACCGATTCGCCCGATCGCTTTTTGGTCTCCGGCCGCGGCGAACTGCACCTGGGCATCTTGATTGAGACGATGCGCCGGGAGGGTTACGAGTTTCAAGTCTCCAAACCCCAGGTGATCTTTCGGGTGGTGGACGGCCACGTCTACGAGCCGTTCGAACTGCTTGTACTCGATGTGCCCGACGACGCGGCGGGCGGCTGCATCTCCAACCTCGGCCGCCGCCGCGCCGAGATGCAGAACATGCAGAGCTTCGGCAACGGCCGCACCCAGCTCGAATTTGTGATCCCGGCGCGCGGGTTGATGGGCTTTCGCACCGAGTGCCTGCGCCTGACGCGCGGCGAAGGGATCATGAGCCACTCCTTCCTCGACTACCGCTCGACGGTGGGCGAGATGGAAACCCTCAGAAACGGTGTGCTCATCGCCTTCGAAGAAGGAGAAGCGACCTATTACTCCCTGCAGAACGCCGAGGACCGGGGCATCTTCTTTATCACCCCCGGCACCCGCGTCTACGCCGGCATGATCATCGGCGAGAACAACCGCCAGCAGGATCTCGAACTGAACATCTGCAAGACCAAGAAGCTCACCAACATGCGCTCCGCCGGGGGCGAGGAGTTGGTGCAGCTCAAGACGCCGGTGATCATGAGCCTCGAGCGCGCCCTCGAGTACATCAACGACGACGAACTGGTGGAAGTGACGCCCAAGTCCATCCGCCTGCGCAAGCTGTCCCTCAAAGCCGCCCGCAAGTAG
- a CDS encoding DUF86 domain-containing protein, which yields MELDMFLTDNKTIDVVERCLLRISEAPVKLGSDAEALCPQVPWRDVRGIGNHLRHAYDRIDPVLIWNTVIEELPQLKAVCTAAIEKPDDVSNTLGK from the coding sequence ATGGAATTGGACATGTTTTTAACCGACAACAAAACGATAGATGTGGTTGAGCGCTGCCTGTTGCGCATCAGCGAAGCACCAGTCAAATTGGGAAGCGATGCGGAGGCACTTTGCCCGCAAGTGCCCTGGAGAGACGTGCGCGGCATCGGTAATCACCTTCGCCACGCTTACGACCGGATCGATCCGGTTTTGATTTGGAACACCGTCATTGAAGAACTGCCGCAACTAAAAGCAGTTTGTACAGCTGCTATAGAGAAGCCGGACGACGTCTCGAACACATTGGGAAAGTAA